The Chelonia mydas isolate rCheMyd1 chromosome 3, rCheMyd1.pri.v2, whole genome shotgun sequence genome includes a region encoding these proteins:
- the FBXO16 gene encoding F-box only protein 16 isoform X2, translating into MAFAPPKNMDGPKLQTKMSTWTPLNHQLMNDKVFEERRSLLGKWFDKWTDGQRRRILTDLLDRCSLSQQKFCSQQLQDRVPVEALDFTTKLPRVLSLYIFSFLDPRSLCRCAQVSWHWKYLTELDQLWMLKCLRFGWYINFSPTPFEQGIWKKHYIEMVKELHVTRPKTPPKDEFVVIDVQPIARDVPETKLSLSSVLRSASVLGKRTDKEKKELPPWRSSDKHPTDIVRFNYLDNYDPIEQVRQARKKGGGLTPDLSQQAFEKKRKPSCASYKLRKAKSLHSAAESPRTQECKNKLSLSADLGSSPKGPVRPCWATHQSTGYPVTKATAKILAQSAQWNAGIRPAPVRAPVPKLSERGKKAFARMSRSSPSSPLFEAQPWQIPPSDHGSDAE; encoded by the exons ATGGCATTTGCACCTCCCAAAAACATGGATGGCCCCAAACTGCAAACCAAGATGAGCACATGGACACCTCTGAACCATCAGCTTATGAATGACAAG gtattTGAAGAAAGAAGATCCTTGCTTGGAAAATGG TTTGACAAGTGGACAGATGGTCAGAGGCGAAGGATCCTGACAGATTTGTTAGATCGCTGCTCCCTGTCGCAGCAGAAATTCTGTTCTCAGCAGTTGCAGGACCGAGTTCCAGTTGAAGCCCTGGATTTCACCACAAAGCTTCCCAGAGTGTTGTCTTtatacattttttctttcctgGACCCCAGGAGTCTCTGCCGATGTGCACAG GTGAGCTGGCACTGGAAATATTTGACAGAGCTGGATCAGCTCTGGATGCTTAAGTGCCTGCGTTTTGGCTGGTACATCAACTTCTCTCCAACCCCCTTTGAGCAGGGAATCTGGAAGAAACACTACATTGAGATGGTGAAGGAACTTCATGTGACAAGGCCCAAG ACCCCTCCGAAAGATGAATTTGTGGTCATCGATGTCCAGCCAATAGCAAGAGACGTCCCCGAGACAAAACTATCCCTTTCCTCGGTTCTCCGATCAGCATCCGTGCTAGGAAAGAGGACAGACAAGGAGAAAAAAGAGCTCCCACCATGGCGGTCCTCGGATAAACATCCCACTGACATTGTCCGATTCAACTACCTAGACAACTACGATCCGATCGAGCAAGTGAGGCAGGC tagaaagaaaggaggaggacTAACCCCAGACCTCAGCCAGCAAGCATTTGAGAAAAAAAGGAAACCGAGCTGTGCATCTTATAAGCTCCGGAAAGCAAAATCACTG CACTCTGCGGCTGAATCACCAAGAACACAGGAGTGCAAAAACAAG cTGTCCCTATCTGCAGATCTTGGCTCTAGCCCAAAAGGACCAGTTCGCCCATGTTGGGCTACTCACCAATCAACAGGGTACCCTGTTACCAAAGCAACAGCTAAGATCCTAGCTCAAAGTGCCCAGTGGAATGCTGGGATACGACCAGCCCCTGTTCGAGCTCCAGTACCAAAGCTGAGTGAAAGAGGGAAGAAGGCCTTTGCAAGGATGAGCAGAAGTTCTCCAT CATCCCCACTGTTTgaagctcagccctggcaaattCCTCCATCGGACCATGGATCTGATGCAGAGTAA
- the FBXO16 gene encoding F-box only protein 16 isoform X1: protein MAFAPPKNMDGPKLQTKMSTWTPLNHQLMNDKVFEERRSLLGKWFDKWTDGQRRRILTDLLDRCSLSQQKFCSQQLQDRVPVEALDFTTKLPRVLSLYIFSFLDPRSLCRCAQVSWHWKYLTELDQLWMLKCLRFGWYINFSPTPFEQGIWKKHYIEMVKELHVTRPKTPPKDEFVVIDVQPIARDVPETKLSLSSVLRSASVLGKRTDKEKKELPPWRSSDKHPTDIVRFNYLDNYDPIEQVRQARKKGGGLTPDLSQQAFEKKRKPSCASYKLRKAKSLLSLSADLGSSPKGPVRPCWATHQSTGYPVTKATAKILAQSAQWNAGIRPAPVRAPVPKLSERGKKAFARMSRSSPSSPLFEAQPWQIPPSDHGSDAE from the exons ATGGCATTTGCACCTCCCAAAAACATGGATGGCCCCAAACTGCAAACCAAGATGAGCACATGGACACCTCTGAACCATCAGCTTATGAATGACAAG gtattTGAAGAAAGAAGATCCTTGCTTGGAAAATGG TTTGACAAGTGGACAGATGGTCAGAGGCGAAGGATCCTGACAGATTTGTTAGATCGCTGCTCCCTGTCGCAGCAGAAATTCTGTTCTCAGCAGTTGCAGGACCGAGTTCCAGTTGAAGCCCTGGATTTCACCACAAAGCTTCCCAGAGTGTTGTCTTtatacattttttctttcctgGACCCCAGGAGTCTCTGCCGATGTGCACAG GTGAGCTGGCACTGGAAATATTTGACAGAGCTGGATCAGCTCTGGATGCTTAAGTGCCTGCGTTTTGGCTGGTACATCAACTTCTCTCCAACCCCCTTTGAGCAGGGAATCTGGAAGAAACACTACATTGAGATGGTGAAGGAACTTCATGTGACAAGGCCCAAG ACCCCTCCGAAAGATGAATTTGTGGTCATCGATGTCCAGCCAATAGCAAGAGACGTCCCCGAGACAAAACTATCCCTTTCCTCGGTTCTCCGATCAGCATCCGTGCTAGGAAAGAGGACAGACAAGGAGAAAAAAGAGCTCCCACCATGGCGGTCCTCGGATAAACATCCCACTGACATTGTCCGATTCAACTACCTAGACAACTACGATCCGATCGAGCAAGTGAGGCAGGC tagaaagaaaggaggaggacTAACCCCAGACCTCAGCCAGCAAGCATTTGAGAAAAAAAGGAAACCGAGCTGTGCATCTTATAAGCTCCGGAAAGCAAAATCACTG cTGTCCCTATCTGCAGATCTTGGCTCTAGCCCAAAAGGACCAGTTCGCCCATGTTGGGCTACTCACCAATCAACAGGGTACCCTGTTACCAAAGCAACAGCTAAGATCCTAGCTCAAAGTGCCCAGTGGAATGCTGGGATACGACCAGCCCCTGTTCGAGCTCCAGTACCAAAGCTGAGTGAAAGAGGGAAGAAGGCCTTTGCAAGGATGAGCAGAAGTTCTCCAT CATCCCCACTGTTTgaagctcagccctggcaaattCCTCCATCGGACCATGGATCTGATGCAGAGTAA